In one Thermosipho ferrireducens genomic region, the following are encoded:
- the rpe gene encoding ribulose-phosphate 3-epimerase has protein sequence MVRFSASILAADLSKLEKEIKRVEPYIDEIHLDVMDGHFVPNLTFAYPIFEAVKSSTQLPIDVHLMVTNPEFHVEKFLQLGVSRITVHVEACTHLHRTIWQIKEVGSEAFVSLNPATPVSLLEQIIGDVDGVLVMSVNPGFSGQKFIAKSLEKIRKLHEWKERYGLDFYIAVDGGINELTAHPVVDAGANILVMGYGIFKNDNLKALSDNFRK, from the coding sequence ATGGTAAGATTTAGTGCTTCTATACTTGCTGCTGATCTTTCTAAACTTGAAAAAGAAATAAAACGTGTAGAACCATACATAGATGAAATCCATCTTGATGTTATGGACGGTCATTTTGTTCCAAATCTCACATTTGCGTACCCAATTTTTGAAGCTGTTAAAAGTTCTACTCAACTTCCAATTGATGTACACCTGATGGTAACAAATCCAGAATTTCATGTGGAAAAGTTTTTACAATTAGGAGTTTCAAGAATCACCGTCCACGTTGAAGCGTGTACTCACCTTCATAGAACGATCTGGCAAATTAAAGAAGTCGGCAGCGAAGCCTTCGTGTCTTTAAATCCAGCAACTCCAGTAAGTCTACTGGAACAAATAATTGGCGATGTTGATGGAGTTCTTGTAATGAGTGTAAATCCTGGCTTTTCCGGACAAAAATTTATAGCAAAGTCGTTAGAAAAAATCAGAAAATTGCATGAGTGGAAAGAAAGATACGGACTCGACTTTTACATAGCTGTCGATGGAGGAATAAATGAATTAACCGCTCATCCAGTTGTAGATGCGGGGGCAAACATACTTGTTATGGGTTACGGCATATTCAAAAACGATAATTTAAAAGCTTTAAGCGATAATTTCAGAAAATAA